Genomic segment of Nostoc sp. TCL240-02:
CTTTTTTTGAGTATTATCAAAATACACTACTTTTTACCCATTAATTCACTTATCTTTTCAGAAAGAGTTTTGTTGACGACGCATAGATGTTTATTAAAATCAAGCGTAGGCTAGATTATCATATTAAATATACATAAAGCAATTACTTAGTACCTATTTCATTAAAAAAACAATTATTTATGTTGCTGTATATATTGTCTAAATGTAGCCCGTTGTAGACATCGCAAGTGTTTGGTAATTTTCTAAGAGTGCAATGGTGTACCACCCGCCATAGGCGATCGTAATAGTTTTTCGCTAGACAATCATGTTAGTTGCTTCATTTTGCAAGCACTTATCTAAGCTAATCATCATTCAAATTACGTCTTTGCGTCTTTTTAGCGATTGAAACTATGCAACTTAAAAGAGTATCAGATTAATATCTGTCATTGGATGGATGCCAATAATTGATTCTCAATGATGACTATCAACGTTATATTTGCAAAAATTATGAGAAGTCTATTAATGTAACTTATCGCTTGTAAAATCTATAGGACTGATATTTAACTTCGTATAAATAAAAAAGCCTTCTTGCCTATTTCCTATTGCCTCTTTCCTCTTTTGTACCAACACAATTAAGTATGTCTACGCCACGCTGTACGAACAAACATCAAAGCGAATTCCTATATAAGAGGATACTTTAAAGAATGCCTTTATATCTTTGTGGTACCAAAATTATATTTGTAGTACAAAGATATGAAGGCAAAAATAGATAATAATAGGCTTTATATTTGCAACGCCTAATTAATTCCAAACACTGACTCGACAGTTGACTTAATCGAATCTCTTGCATCCTTTAAGGTTTGGCTAATAGGATGTTTTGCCTGTAAAAAGGCGCGGGCACAATTGCGTCCCGGCATTCCTGAAATCGAACCACCTGGATGAGTACCAGCACCAGTCAAAAATAGATTATCAATTGGCGTTTTATAGTTGGCTATTTCTGGTAAGGGACGGAAAAATATCATCTGATCTAAAGTCATGTCAACATGGTAATAATTCCCTTTGTATGCACCTAATCTTTCTCCTAGTTCTGCTGGACTTTCTACACGACGGGCGATAGTTGCATTTTTGACATTTGGTGCATAGTCTGCCAACTTATCAACCACTCTATCTGCAACTTTATTTTTCAATTCATCTGTCCATCCAGTACCTTTTAAACCAGTGCCTTCTGCACCAGCAATTTGATAAGGGGCAAAATACTCAATCCATACAGTGTGCTTACCTGGTGGTGCTAATGTTGGATCTAAATAACTAGGCATGACCACATACATTGATGGGTCAGCATCAGGAATTTCTCCCAAAGTACATTTACTATGAGCCTGTTCTACATGAGCCACGGAATCAGCAATTAAGATAGAACCGACGAGATATTCGTCTTTGTGAGCGTGGTGCGGAAAGCGCAGTGGTTCATCTAAAGCTAAGTCTATCTTGAGGATGGTTTCGTTATTGTTAACGATGCGGCGTTCTAACCTTTCCCATAAATCAGGGTCGGCTCCATCAACATCGCTTTTATCAGTCATTTGTAAGAACAATCGCTTGGCATCAATATTAGATATAACCCCGTATTTGGCGCGATATTCTTTACCACCAGCAACCCGCACACCAACAGCTTTACCATCATCAATTAAAACTTTTTCAACATGCTGATCTGTGAGAATAACCCCACCTTTACTTGTGACTAAATTCACCAAAGCTTGCACTAATGCGCCAGTTCCGCCGCGAGGTCTGGCCATGCCAGGGTTATGACGCATCGCCATCATAATTGCACCAATGGCAAGGGTTTTTTGCGATGGTGGCGCACCAAGTTCTGATGCTAATCTGGCTAGTGGCGCTTTTAGAAATTCTTCATCAAACCACTCGTTAAGTAAATCTTCAGCGCTGGTTAACATAGTGCGAATAAAATCCAGCGTTTTGTTTGGAGAACCAATAACCGAAAATAAATCTTTGATTTTTTTGATATCGTAGTTGCCAACAATATCTATAATTGACTTTGGCGGTGCATTAAACATGGGAATCATTGCACCGATCGCTCGCTGCCAAAAATCTACAAATTCTGCGTATTTTTTGGCATCACGTTCGTTATAACGAGCAATTTCTGCACAAGTTTTTTCTAACGACTTATGCCCTAAGAAATACTTGCCATCAGGATGAGGACAGAAAACAACTGGATCGCACTCCAAATAATGCAAGCCATATTTTTCTAGTTCTAATTCTTCAACAACCGGCCCCAAGTGAATAAATTCATGGTCAATAGCGCACAAGTTAAATTTAAATCCAGGAGCCTCTTGCGGCAAACATTCTTCAGTTGTTGCTGCACCACCTGGAACAGAACGCTTTTCCAATAACAGAACGCTATAACCAGCTTTCAACAAGTAAGCCGCACAAACTAACCCATTGTGTCCAGCACCGATCAGCACAACATCATACTCTTGCATAGTTGGAATTTAGAAATAAGTAGCTTTCTAAATAGTAGAAACCTTTTATTACTTTTACATCATCCTTCGGTAACAAAAATTATTTTTAACTAAAGTCAATTCTATTAAAATTCTATTAAGAAGATGGTAAAATTGAGGATGATGGTATTTGCTTCACTTGTGTTTCTACCATCAGTATTAAACTACCAATTCCTACTTTTATATCTTTAATATGAAACACCATATCTTCCCATTTAAAATATGGTATATTCATCAATTCTTTTGCTTTCTGCATTAAAGCTGTAACTACTTCTATGGAAATTCCTCCTCCCTCAGTGCAGTTAAAACTCTCCAGCATCGCCGGTTGTGAATGAGTCCGTGGACATGCGATCGCAGTGTAACCCAAAACGCGAGTATTCCCCTTTTCCTTTAATAGCACTCTTCCCCTAGATTCTATTTTGCCATCACCAGGTAAAAATATTTCAATTTTTTGGGCCTCAAAACTCACAATTTTGCCATCTACATCCAAATCAAAATCTTGCATCTGGCTGTTAACAAAATCTGATGCCAAGGTGCGGTTAATATCTGTTTCTGTAAGTATAATACGAGCTATGGTATTGACTGGTTGATTGAGTTCTATTTGACCAAAAAGAGCGCTGAAAGGGTTGATTGCAATACTATCTGTTTGCAGATGTATTTCTTGTACGCGAATATTTTCTTTAATTACTAATCCTTGTCCTACAACCGAAACTCCATCCGCTTGTCCCTGAATTATTTTCAACAGATCGGTTTGTACATCTATTTCTATTTTTTCTGCTTCATCTAGCTTTTCGGATATTCTTCTTTCAGCTTCCTGGGATAAAAATTGTTCCTCCAACCGATGTTCATCAGGCATGAATTAGTAATCTCCTTAATATCCTCTTACTAGTTAATGTAAAGGCTATATGCTAAGGAGCGGATCTACATTGCGGTATATGCAAATCGGAGGATTGAGTAATTAAGTAGATAGTATTGTTTGTCTTTTAAGTTTTGCTTTTTTGGTAACAACCATTTTTACACCGCCGCTAGGGACAATTGTAATGCCACGACGGACTGGATGTACTGGACGTTTATCAGTAAGGCTTAATTCAAAATACGATAGTCTACCGAGGATTATACCAACGCTTGGTGATTTTTATACTAAATCAGCGTGTTGGCGTACCCCTTCGTAGACATAGCATTTTTTTAGGAATTTTTTGACTAATTTTATTCTTTCTTAATTCCGCTACCAGCAAAAACCTTTGAAAGAGCAGGGATATAAAATATACTAATAATAAATACAGAGAAGGCTAAAGTAATTCTCTGTGACTACTCATTTTTTCATATAAAGGGCTGCATTATGGAATATCTTGCTTATTCTCACATGTTTATTGCTCAAGAAGAGGCATCTGGAAACACCAAATATAATCTCCCTAAATCTCAATTAAATGGGAAAGAACCTCTTAAATCTTCTAACATAGTTATTGCTGAAAAACAGGCATCTGCAAACAGCAAAACTAAGTTCAATTGGAAAAAACTACTTAAATCTTCAGCTTGGTTAGCTTTAGCTGGTGTTGGTGTATTACTTATTGCTGCTACCCAAATTCAAATAAGTTCAGCTGCTTATGTAAAGACTAACGGCAGTTGTTTACGTATCCGTACAGGCCCAAGCACTAACTACTCTTATATTGATTGTGTATCAAATGGTGCAACACTTCCAGCGATTGAGAGGTATGAAAACGGTTTTGCTCGGCTTTCTACGGGTAGATATGTTTATGCCCGATGGGTTGCTGATAGACCTAACAACCCTCCTGTAACTAGTAAACCTGGTGGCGTTGGCGGTTCAGTCATTCTTACCCGTGGTTCTAGAGGTCAGCTTGTAAGAGACGTTCAGACAGCTTTAGGTAATCTTAGAGTTGATGGAATTTACGGTCAAGAAACTGTTAACCAAGTCCGAACCTTTCAGACAAGTAAAGGTCTACTTGTAGATGGTACAGTCGGGCCCGAAACTAGAGCAGCTCTAGGTATTTAAAAGTTAGAGACATTTTCATCAACCAGCCACTCTTGAAAAATCTCATTTCTAGGTTATACCTATTTTCTTAGAAATCTAAACTAAGGAAGTCTTAGATTAAAACTTCTCTTATCGGAGACGCTGCGCGAACCGAACATCTCGCCCGTCTGAAAGCGGGCAAGATGCTCACCCCACAACATTGAAACTGTGTTGAATGCAAATAATAAAAGTCAATTTTA
This window contains:
- a CDS encoding peptidoglycan-binding domain-containing protein, translated to MEYLAYSHMFIAQEEASGNTKYNLPKSQLNGKEPLKSSNIVIAEKQASANSKTKFNWKKLLKSSAWLALAGVGVLLIAATQIQISSAAYVKTNGSCLRIRTGPSTNYSYIDCVSNGATLPAIERYENGFARLSTGRYVYARWVADRPNNPPVTSKPGGVGGSVILTRGSRGQLVRDVQTALGNLRVDGIYGQETVNQVRTFQTSKGLLVDGTVGPETRAALGI
- the crtO gene encoding beta-carotene ketolase CrtO — encoded protein: MQEYDVVLIGAGHNGLVCAAYLLKAGYSVLLLEKRSVPGGAATTEECLPQEAPGFKFNLCAIDHEFIHLGPVVEELELEKYGLHYLECDPVVFCPHPDGKYFLGHKSLEKTCAEIARYNERDAKKYAEFVDFWQRAIGAMIPMFNAPPKSIIDIVGNYDIKKIKDLFSVIGSPNKTLDFIRTMLTSAEDLLNEWFDEEFLKAPLARLASELGAPPSQKTLAIGAIMMAMRHNPGMARPRGGTGALVQALVNLVTSKGGVILTDQHVEKVLIDDGKAVGVRVAGGKEYRAKYGVISNIDAKRLFLQMTDKSDVDGADPDLWERLERRIVNNNETILKIDLALDEPLRFPHHAHKDEYLVGSILIADSVAHVEQAHSKCTLGEIPDADPSMYVVMPSYLDPTLAPPGKHTVWIEYFAPYQIAGAEGTGLKGTGWTDELKNKVADRVVDKLADYAPNVKNATIARRVESPAELGERLGAYKGNYYHVDMTLDQMIFFRPLPEIANYKTPIDNLFLTGAGTHPGGSISGMPGRNCARAFLQAKHPISQTLKDARDSIKSTVESVFGIN
- a CDS encoding DUF2993 domain-containing protein, producing MPDEHRLEEQFLSQEAERRISEKLDEAEKIEIDVQTDLLKIIQGQADGVSVVGQGLVIKENIRVQEIHLQTDSIAINPFSALFGQIELNQPVNTIARIILTETDINRTLASDFVNSQMQDFDLDVDGKIVSFEAQKIEIFLPGDGKIESRGRVLLKEKGNTRVLGYTAIACPRTHSQPAMLESFNCTEGGGISIEVVTALMQKAKELMNIPYFKWEDMVFHIKDIKVGIGSLILMVETQVKQIPSSSILPSS